The Magnolia sinica isolate HGM2019 chromosome 10, MsV1, whole genome shotgun sequence genome includes a window with the following:
- the LOC131258258 gene encoding uncharacterized protein LOC131258258: MSQGYAVELYFDPALENQVLKAWNVLARRQISTQLIEMESRPHITLLSSPLLDPPKLQSLIKNFASKQEPLPLTLSSVGAFPSDDNVLFLSPTPSVALLQLHSQLCDVLRREGVEIGEEYRPDTWVPHCSVAQEVPRNRMAEAFCILRDLKLPVSGYAMDVGLVEFSPVRELFSFPLGNASEA; encoded by the coding sequence ATGTCGCAAGGCTACGCGGTCGAGCTCTACTTCGATCCCGCCCTTGAAAACCAGGTCTTGAAAGCATGGAACGTCCTGGCCCGTCGCCAGATCAGCACGCAGCTCATCGAGATGGAATCCAGACCGCACATCACTCTTCTATCGAGCCCCCTCCTAGATCCTCCCAAACTCCAATCCCTCATCAAGAACTTCGCTTCCAAGCAGGAGCCACTGCCCCTAACGCTCTCCTCAGTCGGCGCCTTCCCGTCCGACGACAACGTCCTCTTCCTCTCTCCGACTCCGTCCGTCGCCCTCCTCCAGCTCCACTCCCAGCTCTGCGACGTGCTTCGGAGGGAGGGCGTGGAGATCGGGGAGGAGTACCGGCCTGACACGTGGGTCCCGCACTGCTCGGTCGCGCAGGAGGTCCCGCGGAACCGGATGGCGGAGGCGTTCTGCATTCTCCGCGACCTGAAGCTGCCCGTCAGCGGGTATGCGATGGATGTGGGTTTGGTGGAGTTCTCGCCTGTTCGTGAGCTTTTCTCGTTTCCGCTAGGGAATGCATCCGAAGCATGA